In Salinibaculum sp. SYNS191, the genomic window TGACGCTGGCGGCGCTGGCCGAGCGCCACGGCGTCAGCGAGCGCGCCGTCGAAGAGAAATCGTTTCCGGCGCACGAACGGGTGGGGCGGACCCTCGTGCGCCCGGCCGTGCTCGCGGCGCTACGGGAGCGAGTCGAGGCGGGGATGGACCTCGACGAGGCGGAGGCTGCACTGGCGGAGTACGGCATCGACGACGCGAGCGCGGCGCTGTCCGCGCTGGGCTATCGCGTCGAGTGGGAGGGACTGAGCGGCGGGGTCGTCAGGGAGAAGGGCGACTAGACCAGCAACTGGACGTCGGCGTCGGCCATCTGCTCCAGCGCCGTGGCGGCACCCACGCCGGCGGTGACGCCGTCGTAGAAGTCCTCCTCCTCGTAGTCCAGCAGGTCCATCGTCATCTGGCAGGCCTGGAGTTCCACGTCCATCGTCCGGCAGGTGTCCATCAGTTCCTCGATGCTCGCCACGTCGTTGTCCTCGATGCGCCGGCGCATCATCGTCGTCGTCACGCGGTCCATCCCCGGGAGCGCCGCGACGGCGTTGGGCACGCCCATGTTGGGGTTGCCGACCGCGCTGAGCCCGAGTTCCTTGGAGTTCTCCTCGTGGAGTATCTCCAGCCCCCAGAAGGTGTGGAAGACGGTCACGTCCCACCCGAAGGCGGCGGCCGTCGAGGCGAGGATGAGCGGCGGGTACGCCATGTCGAGCGTGCCCTTCGTCGCGATGATGACCATCGACTTCTGCCCGTCGTCGGCGTCGGTCTCGACGGCCGACAGCTCCTCCTCCAGTTCCTCGACGCGCTCGCGCAGCGCCGCGACGTCCTCGGCGCTGGGCTGGGACGGCGTCTCCGCGTCGGTGTCGCCTGGCGTGTCGGTGCTCATTATTCGTCGACCGCCTGAACGTGGTGGACGTAGAGTGTCTCACCGCCTTCCTCGCGTTCGGTCTGGCTCAGGAGTTCGACGCCGGCCGTCCCCGACGCCCACCCGTCGATGTCGCTCATACTGCCGCTGTCCGTCGCCACCACTTCGAGCACCTCGCCGGCGGCGAGGCCGTCGATTGCCTGCTTGGTCTTGACGACCGGCATCGGGCAGGAAGCACCTTTCACGTCGAGCGTCTCGTCGGCCTGGATTTCTGCGTCTGACATTGTACTCACTCCACAGTATTTCGTTAAGGGTACAAAACCGTTACGGACTGAGCCCATAAAAACCCGTTTTGCTGGGGTATATCTCACTTACATATTGCGCTAAACCCACAATTCAATCAAACCATTTAATAGCGGCCAGCGGGAACGAAAGGGTACATGACCAC contains:
- a CDS encoding sulfurtransferase TusA family protein, whose protein sequence is MSDAEIQADETLDVKGASCPMPVVKTKQAIDGLAAGEVLEVVATDSGSMSDIDGWASGTAGVELLSQTEREEGGETLYVHHVQAVDE
- a CDS encoding DsrE/DsrF/DrsH-like family protein, whose translation is MSTDTPGDTDAETPSQPSAEDVAALRERVEELEEELSAVETDADDGQKSMVIIATKGTLDMAYPPLILASTAAAFGWDVTVFHTFWGLEILHEENSKELGLSAVGNPNMGVPNAVAALPGMDRVTTTMMRRRIEDNDVASIEELMDTCRTMDVELQACQMTMDLLDYEEEDFYDGVTAGVGAATALEQMADADVQLLV